A window of Dissulfurirhabdus thermomarina contains these coding sequences:
- a CDS encoding tetratricopeptide repeat protein: MREQAPLWGGTPSTAGAREAGRLAPLVLEWLAGHLAFAGGAFHAGDPAGAVLDALRLSDRQRARAAEALARGEAFWDRVGLRVLVPLGDPPPYGALVLEGVSRAVGPDEAERWLPLLREAVQEKFATLLRETRRAADGRMPRYAALALADDGRRRPPGALLSLSLAGGPGTEAGGPGRRAAVLLAGLWPETTPEWLGATPRGDLFLLPGVDPERLREGLRRLAAPGRRRGLRVQAALAAPLAAGAPPEAQLRRLDRVRRAAEALETAVLGLSDLEAWQRRLGLSDAAAAVAAVQGRLRARRARGVAYLRRPGGEGPPAVELADRVGAEAVPAGPAAAFLLLAPGARGALREAGARIREAARGLWGEAPPVGLSGAEIPTLRPGRLAAAALWAYAHALLLPAPEAVVFDAVTRNVQGDELLAWGDPAGACRAYRAGLRLDPESANLHNSLGVCLGEMGRHAEAEGAFRRAAELAPDDFMAHYNLGGALLRRGRAREAADRLELAWRIREGDLLVGTRLAEARLAAGRPEAALELAAPLARSRRDDAPLPLLRVLGRALFRLGRWPEAREAWTRALARHPEDAETLVDLAAGYLEPGGDPETARRLARQAEDRGGLPPETARRLARLLRRLPPPGTP, from the coding sequence ATGAGGGAGCAGGCGCCCCTTTGGGGCGGCACGCCATCGACGGCTGGGGCCAGGGAGGCGGGCCGCCTCGCGCCCCTGGTCCTCGAGTGGCTGGCCGGGCACCTGGCCTTCGCCGGCGGGGCCTTCCACGCCGGGGATCCCGCCGGGGCCGTCCTCGACGCCCTCCGGCTCTCCGACCGGCAGCGGGCCCGGGCCGCCGAGGCCCTGGCCCGGGGGGAGGCCTTCTGGGACCGCGTCGGCCTCCGCGTCCTCGTGCCTCTCGGGGACCCGCCCCCGTACGGGGCCCTGGTGCTCGAGGGCGTCAGCCGGGCCGTGGGCCCGGACGAGGCGGAAAGGTGGCTGCCCCTCCTCCGGGAGGCGGTGCAGGAGAAATTCGCCACCCTCCTCCGCGAGACGCGCCGGGCCGCGGACGGGCGGATGCCCCGCTACGCGGCCCTGGCCCTGGCCGACGACGGCCGGCGGCGGCCGCCGGGGGCGCTCCTCTCCCTCTCCCTCGCCGGCGGCCCCGGGACGGAGGCGGGAGGGCCAGGCCGCCGGGCCGCCGTCCTCCTCGCCGGCCTCTGGCCCGAGACGACCCCGGAATGGCTGGGCGCCACCCCGCGGGGGGATCTCTTCCTGCTCCCGGGGGTCGATCCGGAGCGCCTCCGCGAGGGCCTCCGCCGGCTGGCCGCCCCGGGAAGACGGCGGGGGCTGCGGGTCCAGGCCGCCCTGGCGGCCCCCCTCGCCGCCGGAGCCCCGCCCGAGGCGCAACTTCGCCGGCTCGACCGGGTCCGGCGGGCGGCGGAGGCCCTGGAGACCGCCGTCCTGGGGCTTTCCGACCTCGAGGCCTGGCAGCGGCGCCTCGGGCTTTCCGACGCGGCGGCCGCCGTGGCGGCGGTCCAGGGGCGGCTCCGGGCGCGCCGGGCCCGCGGGGTGGCCTATCTCCGCCGCCCCGGGGGGGAAGGGCCGCCCGCCGTCGAGCTGGCGGACCGGGTCGGCGCCGAGGCGGTGCCGGCCGGGCCGGCGGCGGCCTTCCTCCTCCTGGCGCCCGGGGCCCGGGGGGCCCTCCGGGAAGCGGGCGCCCGCATCCGGGAGGCCGCCCGGGGCCTCTGGGGCGAGGCCCCGCCGGTGGGCCTTTCCGGGGCCGAGATCCCCACCCTCCGGCCCGGCCGGCTGGCGGCCGCGGCCCTCTGGGCCTATGCCCATGCCCTGCTGCTCCCCGCCCCCGAGGCCGTGGTCTTCGATGCCGTGACCCGGAACGTCCAGGGCGACGAGTTGCTGGCCTGGGGCGACCCTGCCGGGGCCTGCCGCGCCTACCGGGCGGGGCTCCGGCTCGACCCGGAAAGCGCCAACCTCCACAACAGCCTCGGGGTCTGCCTGGGGGAGATGGGCCGCCACGCCGAGGCGGAGGGGGCCTTCCGCCGGGCCGCGGAGCTGGCCCCGGACGACTTCATGGCCCACTACAATCTGGGCGGCGCCCTCCTCCGGCGCGGCCGGGCCCGGGAGGCCGCCGACCGTCTCGAGCTGGCATGGCGGATCCGGGAAGGCGACCTCCTGGTGGGCACCCGGCTGGCCGAGGCGCGACTGGCCGCCGGCCGGCCCGAGGCGGCCCTGGAACTGGCCGCGCCCCTGGCCCGGAGCCGCCGGGACGACGCCCCGCTGCCCCTGCTCCGGGTCCTCGGGCGCGCCCTCTTCCGGCTCGGCCGGTGGCCCGAGGCCCGGGAGGCCTGGACCCGCGCCCTGGCACGGCACCCGGAGGACGCCGAGACCCTGGTGGATCTCGCCGCGGGGTACCTGGAACCCGGGGGCGACCCGGAGACCGCCCGCCGCCTGGCACGGCAGGCCGAGGACCGGGGCGGGCTCCCCCCGGAGACCGCCCGCCGCCTGGCACGGCTCCTCCGCCGCTTGCCGCCGCCCGGAACGCCTTGA
- the selA gene encoding L-seryl-tRNA(Sec) selenium transferase, which translates to MAYTPHQQDLLRRLPKMDDLLERLPAEVPHPLKVLVCREAIEAARARIQASPEPDPAVADAAAILEAARRRLARRLRSSLRPVVNATGVVIHTNLGRSLLAPEVLPGLEAVAARYSNLEYNLESGRRGSRYSHVEEILLELTGAEAALVVNNNAAAVLITLETLAKGREVIVSRGELVEIGGSFRIPDVMARSGAILREVGATNRTHLRDYEGAIGEATALLLKVHQSNFQVVGFTASVPVADLKVLANRHGLPVVEDLGSGTLVDFAPYGLVHEPTVQESLAAGADLVTFSGDKLLGGPQAGIILGRRDLVDRIRANPLNRALRIDKLTLAALEGTLRLYRDPAEAARRLPTLRMLTAPAAGLKTRARRLARRLRALELPGLEVRVVETVARVGGGALPLQVLPSAAAALVPAEAGISIARLEAALRRHDPPVVARIEDDRLLFDVRTLLPGDEARIAEALAAAVAGGRPSP; encoded by the coding sequence ATGGCCTACACCCCCCACCAGCAGGACCTTCTCCGGCGGCTGCCGAAGATGGACGACCTGCTCGAACGCCTCCCCGCCGAGGTCCCCCACCCGCTCAAGGTGCTCGTCTGCCGGGAGGCCATCGAGGCGGCCCGGGCCCGGATCCAGGCCTCGCCGGAGCCCGACCCGGCGGTCGCCGACGCGGCGGCCATCCTCGAGGCGGCCCGCCGGCGCCTGGCCCGGCGCCTCCGCTCCAGCCTGCGACCCGTGGTGAACGCCACCGGGGTGGTGATCCACACCAACCTCGGCCGCTCCCTGCTGGCGCCGGAGGTCCTGCCGGGGCTCGAGGCCGTGGCCGCCCGCTACTCGAACCTGGAATATAACCTGGAGTCGGGCCGGCGCGGAAGCCGCTACAGCCACGTCGAGGAGATCCTCCTGGAGCTCACCGGGGCCGAGGCGGCCCTGGTGGTGAACAACAACGCCGCGGCCGTGCTCATCACCCTCGAGACCCTGGCCAAGGGCCGGGAGGTCATCGTCTCGCGGGGCGAGCTGGTGGAGATCGGCGGCTCCTTCCGCATCCCCGACGTCATGGCCCGCAGCGGGGCCATCCTCCGGGAGGTGGGGGCCACCAACCGGACCCACCTCCGGGACTACGAGGGTGCCATCGGCGAGGCCACGGCGCTGCTGCTCAAGGTCCACCAGAGCAACTTCCAGGTGGTGGGCTTCACCGCCTCGGTGCCCGTGGCCGACCTCAAGGTCCTGGCAAACCGCCACGGCCTCCCGGTGGTGGAAGACCTCGGCAGCGGCACCCTCGTGGACTTCGCCCCCTACGGCCTGGTCCACGAGCCCACGGTCCAGGAGTCCCTGGCCGCCGGCGCCGACCTCGTCACCTTCAGCGGCGACAAGCTCCTCGGGGGCCCCCAGGCCGGGATCATCCTGGGCCGACGCGACCTGGTGGACCGAATCCGCGCCAACCCCCTGAACCGCGCCCTGCGCATCGACAAGCTCACCCTGGCGGCCCTCGAGGGCACGCTCCGCCTCTACCGGGACCCGGCCGAGGCCGCCCGGCGCCTCCCCACCCTGCGGATGCTCACCGCCCCGGCCGCCGGGCTCAAGACCCGGGCCCGGCGCCTGGCCCGGCGCCTGCGCGCCCTGGAACTCCCCGGCCTCGAGGTGCGGGTGGTGGAGACCGTGGCCCGGGTGGGCGGCGGGGCCCTGCCGCTCCAGGTACTGCCCTCCGCCGCCGCGGCCCTCGTCCCGGCGGAGGCGGGGATCTCGATCGCCCGCCTGGAGGCGGCGCTCCGCCGGCACGACCCCCCGGTGGTGGCGCGGATCGAGGACGACCGCCTCCTCTTCGACGTCCGCACCTTGCTGCCCGGGGACGAGGCGCGGATCGCCGAGGCCCTCGCGGCGGCCGTCGCCGGGGGGCGGCCGTCGCCATGA
- a CDS encoding 23S rRNA (pseudouridine(1915)-N(3))-methyltransferase RlmH, which translates to MLRLSLLWVGKTRETWLKAGLDAYLSRLGHYMTVSVREVKDARPGGRGGRAAAVRAEGHRLLAAVPPGAHLVALDERGRAFDSPGLAAFLGALEDRGVRDLAVAAGGAYGLDAAVLDRAETVLSLSPLTLTHEMARLVCVEQLYRACTIRAGTPYHH; encoded by the coding sequence ATGTTGCGACTGTCGCTCCTGTGGGTCGGAAAGACCCGGGAGACCTGGCTCAAGGCGGGGCTCGACGCCTACCTCTCCCGCCTCGGCCATTATATGACCGTTTCCGTGCGCGAAGTAAAGGACGCCCGGCCCGGCGGCCGGGGCGGCCGTGCCGCGGCGGTGCGGGCGGAAGGCCACCGGCTGCTGGCCGCGGTGCCCCCGGGGGCGCATCTCGTGGCCCTGGACGAGCGGGGGCGGGCCTTCGACTCTCCCGGGTTGGCCGCCTTCCTGGGCGCCCTGGAGGACCGGGGAGTCCGGGACCTCGCCGTGGCGGCGGGGGGCGCCTACGGGCTCGACGCCGCGGTCCTCGACCGGGCGGAGACGGTGCTTTCGCTCTCGCCGCTTACCCTCACCCACGAGATGGCGCGGCTCGTCTGCGTGGAACAGCTCTACCGCGCCTGCACCATCCGGGCCGGGACCCCTTACCACCACTGA
- the pyrE gene encoding orotate phosphoribosyltransferase produces MPDAADPRERLRRLLRRLSYREGTFRLTSGRTSPYYIDGKQTTLSAEGAYLCGRLLFERLAGGGAEVAAVGGVTLGADPLVTAVAVVSHLEGRPLPAFIIRKRPKGHGTGSWIEGKGNIPEGSPVALLEDVVTTGGTLLEAVRRTEAEGYRVARVLTVVDRGEGGAEALAAAGHRLEALFTLEDLRRA; encoded by the coding sequence ATGCCCGACGCCGCCGACCCCAGGGAACGCCTCCGCCGCCTCCTCCGCCGCCTCTCCTACCGGGAGGGCACCTTCCGCCTCACCTCGGGGCGGACGAGCCCCTACTACATCGACGGCAAGCAGACCACCCTCTCGGCCGAGGGGGCCTATCTCTGCGGGCGGCTCCTCTTCGAGCGCCTGGCCGGCGGCGGGGCCGAGGTGGCCGCCGTGGGCGGCGTCACCCTGGGGGCCGACCCCCTGGTGACGGCGGTGGCGGTGGTGAGCCACCTCGAGGGCCGCCCCCTGCCGGCCTTCATCATCCGCAAGCGTCCCAAGGGACACGGCACGGGTTCCTGGATCGAGGGGAAGGGCAACATCCCCGAGGGCAGCCCGGTGGCGCTCCTGGAAGACGTGGTCACCACCGGGGGGACCCTCCTCGAGGCCGTCCGACGCACCGAGGCCGAAGGCTACCGGGTGGCCCGGGTGCTCACCGTGGTGGACAGGGGCGAGGGCGGCGCCGAGGCCCTGGCGGCGGCCGGCCACCGGCTGGAGGCCCTCTTCACCCTGGAGGACCTCAGGCGGGCCTGA
- a CDS encoding 4Fe-4S binding protein produces the protein MAKTDAIIGWKTITFGCHVLEPGSTAKFRTGDWRSQRPVTDREKCIKCGMCWIFCPDMAYSQTEDGYYVADMEYCKGCGICAHECPKDAITMVPEE, from the coding sequence ATGGCAAAGACCGACGCCATCATAGGTTGGAAGACCATCACCTTCGGGTGCCACGTCCTGGAGCCCGGCAGCACCGCCAAGTTCCGGACCGGCGACTGGCGTTCGCAACGGCCCGTCACCGACCGCGAAAAGTGCATCAAGTGCGGCATGTGCTGGATCTTCTGCCCCGACATGGCCTACAGCCAGACGGAAGACGGCTACTACGTGGCGGACATGGAATACTGCAAGGGGTGCGGCATCTGCGCCCATGAATGCCCCAAGGACGCCATCACCATGGTCCCGGAGGAGTAA
- a CDS encoding 2-oxoacid:acceptor oxidoreductase family protein — MKEVRIHGRGGQGGVTSAELVAIAAINEGGYAQAFPSFGPERRGAPVAAFIRVSEAPIRTREKVYHPDIVLVLDGALPSLVNVTAGLKDDGIVVLNSHKAEAEVRKEFGIKGRLALVDANRIAMDVLGLPITNTTMLGALLKATGLVGMSALEEALEHRFGRLAEKNKAALHRAYEETVVC; from the coding sequence ATGAAAGAAGTCAGGATCCACGGCCGGGGCGGACAGGGCGGCGTCACGTCCGCCGAGCTGGTCGCCATCGCCGCCATCAACGAGGGGGGCTACGCCCAGGCATTCCCGAGCTTCGGGCCGGAGCGGCGGGGGGCGCCCGTCGCCGCCTTCATCCGCGTCAGCGAGGCCCCCATCCGCACCCGGGAGAAGGTCTACCACCCCGACATCGTCCTCGTCCTCGACGGGGCCCTCCCGTCCCTGGTGAACGTCACCGCCGGGCTCAAGGACGACGGGATCGTGGTGCTCAACTCCCACAAGGCGGAGGCGGAGGTCCGAAAGGAGTTCGGCATCAAGGGCCGGCTCGCCCTGGTGGACGCCAACCGGATCGCCATGGACGTCCTGGGACTGCCCATCACCAACACCACCATGCTCGGGGCCCTGCTGAAGGCCACGGGCCTCGTGGGGATGTCCGCCCTGGAGGAGGCCCTGGAGCACCGCTTCGGGCGCCTGGCCGAGAAGAACAAGGCGGCCCTCCACCGGGCCTACGAAGAGACCGTGGTGTGCTGA
- a CDS encoding NifU family protein, translating to MKAKVEAALSKVRPMLQRDGGDVELLGVDEATGVVTVRLTGACKGCAMSQMTLKAGIERMLKSEVPEVTSVEAG from the coding sequence ATGAAAGCCAAGGTCGAAGCCGCACTCTCCAAGGTCCGCCCCATGCTCCAGCGGGACGGGGGCGACGTGGAACTGCTCGGCGTGGACGAGGCCACCGGCGTGGTCACCGTCCGCCTCACCGGGGCCTGCAAGGGCTGCGCCATGAGTCAGATGACCCTCAAGGCCGGGATCGAGCGGATGCTCAAGAGCGAGGTCCCCGAGGTCACCTCGGTGGAGGCCGGCTGA